From the Myripristis murdjan chromosome 14, fMyrMur1.1, whole genome shotgun sequence genome, one window contains:
- the fam76b gene encoding protein FAM76B isoform X2, whose amino-acid sequence MATSALYACTKCNQRYPFEELSQGQQLCKECRIAHPIVKCTYCRSEFQQESKTNTICKKCAQNVKQFGTPKPCQYCNIIAAFIGTKCQRCTNSEKKYGPPQTCEQCKQQCAFDRKEEGRRKVDGKLLCWLCTLSYRRVLQKTKEQRKGFGSSNSSSLNEKDHHSRQHHHHHHHQHRHSSSHHKLSGSLSPEQEQGLWKQSHKSSSIQKETPKKKPKLEMKPSNGDSSITQSMDSGGTDNFILISQLKEEVMSLKRLLQQRDQTILEKDRKLTELKADFQYQESNMRVKMNNMEKAHKEAMEQQQAKNRELMKQVAALSKGKKFDRTGSSLLLP is encoded by the exons ATGGCAACGTCGGCTCTGTACGCCTGTACGAAGTGTAACCAGCGGTACCCTTTCGAAGAACTGTCGCAGGGGCAGCAACTGTGCAAg GAGTGTCGCATCGCACATCCCATAGTGAAGTGCACGTACTGCAGATCTGAGTTTCAGCAGGAAAG caaaacaaacacaatctgcAAGAAATGTGCTCAGAACGTCAAACAATTTGGGACA CCCAAGCCCTGCCAGTACTGTAACATCATTGCAGCTTTCATAGGGACAAAGTGTCAGCGCTGCACTAACTCGGAAAAGAAATACGGACCTCCGCAGACCTGTGAACAGTGCAAACAGCAATGCGCCTTTGACCGTAAAGAGGAAGGCAGGAGAAAG GTGGATGGGAAGCTGCTGTGCTGGCTCTGCACTCTGTCCTACCGCCGCGTCCTGCAGAAGACCAAGGAGCAGAGGAAGGGCTTCGGCTCGTCTAACTCCTCCTCCCTGAATGAGAAAGACCACCACTCCAGacagcaccatcaccaccaccaccaccaacacagacacagcagctcCCACCACAA ACTGAGTGGGAGTTTGAGTCCAGAGCAGGAGCAGGGACTGTGGAAGCAGAG CCATAAGTCGTCTTCAATCCAGAAGGAGACTCCAAAGAAGAAACCAAAACTGGAGATGAAGCCATCCAATGGGGACAG TTCCATCACTCAGTCTATGGATTCTGGCGGAACGGACAACTTCATCCTCATCAGCCAGCTGAAAGAGGAAGTGATGTCCCTCAAGAGACTTCTACAGCAGAGGGACCAGACCATTCTGGAGAAGGACCGCAAG CTCACGGAGCTCAAGGCAGACTTTCAGTACCAGGAATCCAATATGAGAGTGAAGATGAACAACATGGAGAAAGCGCACAAAGAGGCCATGGAACAGCAACAG GCTAAAAACAGAGAGTTGATGAAACAAGTGGCTGCCCtctcaaagggaaaaaagtttGACCGGACAGGAAGTTCGCTGCTCTTACCCTAA
- the fam76b gene encoding protein FAM76B isoform X1, with protein sequence MATSALYACTKCNQRYPFEELSQGQQLCKECRIAHPIVKCTYCRSEFQQESKTNTICKKCAQNVKQFGTPKPCQYCNIIAAFIGTKCQRCTNSEKKYGPPQTCEQCKQQCAFDRKEEGRRKVDGKLLCWLCTLSYRRVLQKTKEQRKGFGSSNSSSLNEKDHHSRQHHHHHHHQHRHSSSHHKLSGSLSPEQEQGLWKQSHKSSSIQKETPKKKPKLEMKPSNGDSSSITQSMDSGGTDNFILISQLKEEVMSLKRLLQQRDQTILEKDRKLTELKADFQYQESNMRVKMNNMEKAHKEAMEQQQAKNRELMKQVAALSKGKKFDRTGSSLLLP encoded by the exons ATGGCAACGTCGGCTCTGTACGCCTGTACGAAGTGTAACCAGCGGTACCCTTTCGAAGAACTGTCGCAGGGGCAGCAACTGTGCAAg GAGTGTCGCATCGCACATCCCATAGTGAAGTGCACGTACTGCAGATCTGAGTTTCAGCAGGAAAG caaaacaaacacaatctgcAAGAAATGTGCTCAGAACGTCAAACAATTTGGGACA CCCAAGCCCTGCCAGTACTGTAACATCATTGCAGCTTTCATAGGGACAAAGTGTCAGCGCTGCACTAACTCGGAAAAGAAATACGGACCTCCGCAGACCTGTGAACAGTGCAAACAGCAATGCGCCTTTGACCGTAAAGAGGAAGGCAGGAGAAAG GTGGATGGGAAGCTGCTGTGCTGGCTCTGCACTCTGTCCTACCGCCGCGTCCTGCAGAAGACCAAGGAGCAGAGGAAGGGCTTCGGCTCGTCTAACTCCTCCTCCCTGAATGAGAAAGACCACCACTCCAGacagcaccatcaccaccaccaccaccaacacagacacagcagctcCCACCACAA ACTGAGTGGGAGTTTGAGTCCAGAGCAGGAGCAGGGACTGTGGAAGCAGAG CCATAAGTCGTCTTCAATCCAGAAGGAGACTCCAAAGAAGAAACCAAAACTGGAGATGAAGCCATCCAATGGGGACAG TAGTTCCATCACTCAGTCTATGGATTCTGGCGGAACGGACAACTTCATCCTCATCAGCCAGCTGAAAGAGGAAGTGATGTCCCTCAAGAGACTTCTACAGCAGAGGGACCAGACCATTCTGGAGAAGGACCGCAAG CTCACGGAGCTCAAGGCAGACTTTCAGTACCAGGAATCCAATATGAGAGTGAAGATGAACAACATGGAGAAAGCGCACAAAGAGGCCATGGAACAGCAACAG GCTAAAAACAGAGAGTTGATGAAACAAGTGGCTGCCCtctcaaagggaaaaaagtttGACCGGACAGGAAGTTCGCTGCTCTTACCCTAA
- the mtmr2 gene encoding phosphatidylinositol-3,5-bisphosphate 3-phosphatase MTMR2, translating to MEKSGSIDSLGSKRSSSRQPSVDSLSSASTSRSDRSAQAKPPSAMSSDSVATSTELSPELRVRPKAPAKVLRDSSKEEPQLLPNEIVQDMAKDVTYICPFIGPLRGTLTVTNYRLFFNCIDRDPAFVLDLPLGVVSRVEKIGGASSRGDVSYGLVCKDMRNLRFAHKQMDDTLRKSIFEVLMKFAFPVSNGLQIFSFEYGQVFPENGWKVYDALTEYKRQGIPNESWRITKVNDHYELCDTYPSTLVVPVNIPDEELKRVAAFRAKGRIPVLSWIHPESQATVTRCSQPMVGVNGKRSKEDEKYLQAIMDANAQSHKLFIFDARPSVNAAANKMKGGGYESEDAYQNAELVFLDIHNIHVMRESLRKLKDVVYPNIEESHWLSNLESTHWLEHIKLILAGALRIADKVESGKTSVVVHCSDGWDRTAQLTSLAMLMLDGYYRTIRGFEVLLEKEWLSFGHRFQLRIGHGDKNHTDADRSPVFIQFIDCVWQMTRQFPAAFEFNEYFLVTILDHLYSCLFGTFLCNSEQQRVKEEIPKKTVSLWSYINSQLEEFTNPLYVNYSNHVLFPVVSLRHLELWVGYYIRWNPRMRPQEPVHQRYKELLAKRAELQKRVEELQREVTNRSASSSSERAGSPTRSITPVQTFV from the exons ATGGAGAAAAGCGGGAGCATCGACAGTTTGGGCTCGAAGCGCTCCTCTTCCAGGCAGCCAAGTGTTGATTCATTGTCCAG TGCTTCCACATCTCGGTCTGACCGGTCTGCCCAGGCCAAGCCACCCTCTGCAATGTCCTCTGACTCCGTGGCCACCTCCACAGAGCTTTCCCCGGAGCTCAGG GTTAGGCCCAAAGCTCCTGCTAAG GTGCTTAGAGATTCAAGCAAAGAGGAGCCACAGTTACTTCCAAATGAAATTGTGCAAGACATGG CCAAAGATGTCACCTATATCTGTCCTTTCATTGGCCCACTGAGAGGGACACTGACTGTCACCAACTACAGGCTTTTCTTCAACTGTATAGACAGG GATCCAGCATTTGTGCTGGACCTGCCCCTCGGGGTGGTGAGTCGTGTGGAGAAGATTGGAGGTGCATCAAGCCGTGGTGACGTGTCCTATGGATTGGTTTGCAAG GATATGCGTAATCTGCGGTTTGCACATAAGCAGATGGACGATACACTGAGGAAGTCCATTTTTGAAGTCCTGATGAAATTTGCCTTTCCTGTTTCCAATGGGCTG CAAATCTTTTCCTTTGAATATGGTCAAGTCTTTCCCGAAAATGGATGGAAGGTGTATGACGCCCTCACTGAATACAAAAGACAg GGTATACCCAACGAAAGCTGGAGGATAACAAAAGTAAACGATCACTACGAGCTGTGTGACACCTACCCATCAACTCTGGTGGTGCCTGTTAACATACCAGATGAAGAGCTGAAGAGAGTGGCAGCTTTCAGGGCCAAAGGAAGGATACCT GTTCTGTCATGGATCCATCCGGAGAGCCAGGCCACAGTGACCCGCTGCAGTCAGCCCATGGTTGGGGTTAATGGGAAGCGCAGTAAAGAGGATGAGAAATACCTCCAGGCCATAATGGATGCAAACGCTCAGTCCCATAAGCTCTTCATCTTTGATGCCAGGCCCAGTGTCAATGCTGCCGCCAACAAG ATGAAAGGGGGCGGATATGAAAGTGAGGATGCGTATCAGAATGCAGAGCTGGTGTTCTTGGATATTCACAATATCCATGTGATGAGGGAGTCACTCCGCAAGCTGAAGGATGTTGTCTACCCCAACATCGAGGAATCCCATTGGCTCTCTAATCTCGAATCTACTCACTGGCTTGAGCACATCAAG CTGATCCTGGCAGGAGCGCTGCGTATCGCAGACAAGGTGGAGTCTGGGAAAACTTCAGTCGTGGTGCACTGTAGTGACGGGTGGGACCGCACGGCCCAGCTCACCTCCTTGGCCATGCTGATGCTGGACGGTTACTACCGCACCATTCGTGGCTTCGAGGTGCTGCTGGAGAAAGAGTGGCTGAGCTTTGGTCACCGATTCCAGCTG CGGATTGGTCACGGTGACAAGAACCACACAGATGCGGACCGCtcacctgtttttattcagttcatCGACTGCGTATGGCAGATGACTCGGCAG TTCCCAGCAGCCTTCGAGTTCAATGAATACTTCCTGGTAACTATCTTGGACCACCTGTACAGCTGCCTCTTTGGGACATTCTTGTGTAACAGCGAACAGCAGAGGGTGAAGGAA GAGATTCCCAAGAAGACGGTATCCTTGTGGTCCTATATCAACAGCCAGCTGGAGGAATTTACCAACCCTCTGTATGTAAACTACTCCAACCATGTGCTGTTCCCTGTAGTAAGCTTACGCCACCTGGAGCTGTGGGTGGGCTACTACATCCGCTGGAACCCTCGCATGAGACCTCAG GAACCTGTGCATCAGCGCTACAAGGAGCTGCTGGCGAAGCGCGCTGAGCTGCAGAAGAGGGTGGAGGAGCTTCAGCGAGAGGTGACCAATCGCTcggcttcctcctcctctgagagGGCAGGCTCTCCCACGCGGTCCATCACCCCAGTGCAGACCTTTGTTTGA
- the cwc15 gene encoding protein CWC15 homolog, giving the protein MTTAARPTFEPARGGRGKGEGDLSALSKQYSSRDLPGHTKIKYRQPTQDAPEEVRARDFRRELEERERVAVREKTRERGPREHTTSSSSSSSSKRPRLDQIPAANLDADDPLTDDDEEDESEEDSDDDDTAALLAELEKIKKERAEEQERKEREQKAEEERIRMENILSGNPLINLAGQQQQLNQAPTTFSVKRRWDDDVVFKNCAKGVDDARKEKRFVNDTLRSEFHKKFMEKYVK; this is encoded by the exons ATGACTACAGCTGCAAGACCGACGTTTGAGCCagcaagaggagggaggggtaaAGGAGAGGGGGATCTGAGTGCCTTGTCCAAGCAGTATTCCAGCCGAGACCTTCCTGGACACACAAAGATCAAGTACAG GCAGCCCACCCAGGATGCCCCTGAGGAGGTGCGTGCCCGTGACTTCCGCAGGGaactggaggagagggagcgagtGGCTGTGCGTGAGAAGACCAGGGAAAGGGGACCCAGAG AACACAccacatcatcatcttcttcatcgTCCTCAAAGCGCCCAAGGCTGGATCAGATCCCAGCCGCCAATCTGGATGCTGATGACCCTCTGACTGAT GACGATGAGGAAGACGAGTCCGAGGAGGACAGCGATGATGATGACACTGCAGCACTGCTAGCAGAACTGGAGAAGATCAAGAAAGAGCGGGCTGAAGAGCAAGAACGCAAA GAGCGAGAGCAaaaggctgaggaggagaggattcGCATGGAGAATATCTTGAGCGGCAATCCGTTGATTAATTTGGCggggcagcaacagcagctaaACCAGGCTCCGACTACATTCAGCGTCAAGAGGAG GTGGGACGACGATGTTGTGTTCAAGAACTGCGCCAAAGGAGTGGACGATGCACGGAAAGAGAAACGCTTTGTCAACGACACGCTGCGCTCTGAGTTCCACAAGAAATTCATGGAGAAATATGTAAAGTGA